In the bacterium genome, one interval contains:
- a CDS encoding sulfatase-like hydrolase/transferase — protein sequence MQKLGALERRWSYASWTSPSHFNLLMGLLPHASPRQVFASEYYKRDFARYAERLGVDGVAFKDLLPSLWLPTFLRQRLGYRAHALVSLPVLNPATPLAHDFDSFTLMPTHNDMAAMLPRLRFDDDRPTFHLLNVGETHYPFALPSEDPSQWPRLSGLHGTLQRLDDGADGPAPFDARQLAELRARQIETVRYLDGVFEQLFDLLPANTYVTVTADHGELFGEDGYVGHGPIQHAKVFEVPFLEGKLR from the coding sequence ATGCAGAAGCTGGGCGCCCTGGAGCGGCGGTGGAGCTACGCCTCGTGGACGTCCCCGTCGCACTTCAACCTGCTGATGGGGCTGCTGCCGCACGCCAGCCCGCGACAGGTGTTCGCGTCGGAGTACTACAAGCGCGATTTCGCCCGCTACGCCGAGCGGCTGGGGGTCGACGGGGTCGCCTTCAAGGACCTGCTGCCGTCGCTGTGGCTGCCGACGTTCCTGCGCCAGCGGCTCGGCTACCGCGCGCACGCGCTGGTCTCGCTCCCGGTGCTCAACCCGGCGACGCCGCTGGCGCACGACTTCGACAGCTTCACGCTGATGCCGACCCACAACGACATGGCGGCGATGCTGCCGCGGCTGCGCTTCGACGACGACCGGCCGACCTTCCATCTGCTCAACGTCGGCGAGACCCACTACCCGTTCGCGCTGCCGAGCGAGGACCCCAGCCAGTGGCCGCGGCTGTCCGGCCTGCACGGCACGCTGCAGCGCCTCGACGATGGCGCCGATGGCCCCGCGCCCTTCGACGCCCGCCAATTGGCCGAGTTGCGGGCGCGGCAGATCGAGACCGTGCGCTATCTCGACGGCGTCTTCGAGCAGCTCTTCGACCTGCTGCCCGCCAACACCTACGTCACCGTCACCGCCGACCACGGCGAGCTGTTCGGCGAGGACGGCTACGTCGGGCACGGCCCGATCCAGCACGCCAAGGTCTTCGAGGTGCCCTTCCTGGAGGGGAAGCTGCGCTGA
- a CDS encoding prolipoprotein diacylglyceryl transferase has protein sequence MGLADSLLDLAGEPARMHPQVFGAVSVYFLAWAAAAVVGVATALRRATVVSLPLGRSFVALICVVLAILLGSRLLYLAEASWFPADDYVPPSVRGALHGFRIPGGILALALTLPLICRVLGLPWTRFGDRVIPLVALAVVFIRLGCFMNGCCFGQVSSLPWAVRFPRGTWAFWYHATRGWVPPGAATSLPVQPLQLYFLGAAAFTFAVLLWLERRSPPLGMLQVAFFASFFLTTAVLEPLRENFLTLNQLLAPVAAAGSILVGVVIVVRHARLVSPPERGTAGGVV, from the coding sequence GTGGGCCTCGCAGACAGTCTGCTCGATCTCGCAGGGGAGCCCGCGCGAATGCATCCGCAGGTTTTCGGTGCCGTGTCCGTCTACTTCCTCGCTTGGGCGGCCGCGGCTGTAGTTGGGGTGGCGACCGCGCTGCGGCGCGCGACGGTGGTCAGCTTGCCACTCGGCAGGTCGTTCGTCGCGCTGATCTGCGTGGTGCTGGCGATCCTTCTCGGATCGCGACTGCTCTATCTCGCCGAGGCGAGTTGGTTCCCGGCCGACGACTACGTGCCACCATCGGTTCGCGGCGCGCTGCACGGCTTTCGCATCCCCGGCGGCATCCTCGCGCTGGCGCTGACCCTGCCCTTGATCTGCCGCGTGCTCGGCCTGCCCTGGACCCGCTTCGGCGATCGCGTCATTCCGCTGGTCGCCCTGGCAGTGGTATTCATTCGACTCGGTTGCTTCATGAACGGCTGCTGCTTCGGACAGGTGAGCAGCCTACCCTGGGCGGTCAGGTTCCCGCGCGGCACATGGGCCTTCTGGTACCACGCCACCCGAGGTTGGGTGCCGCCCGGCGCGGCGACATCCCTACCCGTACAGCCTCTGCAGCTCTATTTTCTCGGCGCCGCGGCATTCACGTTCGCCGTCCTCCTCTGGCTGGAGCGACGCTCGCCCCCGCTCGGCATGCTGCAGGTCGCGTTCTTCGCGTCGTTCTTCCTGACGACGGCTGTGCTCGAGCCGTTGCGGGAGAATTTCCTCACGCTCAATCAGCTCCTCGCGCCGGTCGCGGCGGCCGGCTCCATTCTCGTCGGGGTCGTCATCGTCGTACGACACGCCCGTCTCGTCTCGCCGCCCGAGCGCGGCACCGCCGGTGGCGTGGTATGA
- a CDS encoding sulfate adenylyltransferase has product MPDLVPVHGGLDAPVSRVVPLSRRQTFLAEAAALPRIEMSRADLATVYRIADGTLSPLTGPMDERTWHRVLDTDTIEYGFRTYAWTAPISFPVTDDEAKTLRVGQAAAIAFEGAVVAVLQVTSIFDWDKAKHVERFYGTSRTDHPGGHMVMDDPRGTLVGGELWALPQPFDADYGQYILSPRQTRTLIAERRWERALAFQTRNPLHRAHEYALVAGVEQLTRLGYFAGVVLNPLVGELKGDDVPARIRMQCYRALHDQQLLGQGDKDEALWRERGYDLTEVFELVGLDIKMLYGGPKEAVMHGIYRQNHGFTDIVIGRKHADAPYDDGKAIWGDFDAQQIFLNLNGALQIRPCNIGFAAYYDSAKRVDLMDNHPDEKPVVISGSKVREALTSGERPDPRILRPEIADILIDYYRGKGA; this is encoded by the coding sequence ATGCCCGATCTCGTTCCGGTCCACGGCGGCCTCGACGCGCCGGTGTCCCGAGTGGTGCCGCTCTCGCGCCGCCAGACGTTCCTCGCCGAGGCCGCGGCGCTGCCGCGGATCGAGATGTCGCGCGCCGATCTGGCGACCGTCTACCGCATCGCCGACGGCACCCTGTCGCCGCTGACCGGCCCGATGGACGAGCGCACCTGGCATCGCGTGCTCGACACCGACACCATCGAGTACGGGTTCCGCACCTACGCCTGGACGGCGCCGATCTCCTTCCCGGTGACCGACGACGAGGCCAAGACGCTGCGCGTCGGGCAGGCCGCCGCCATCGCCTTCGAGGGCGCCGTGGTCGCCGTCCTGCAGGTGACGAGCATCTTCGACTGGGACAAGGCCAAGCACGTCGAGCGCTTCTACGGCACCAGCCGCACCGACCATCCCGGCGGCCACATGGTGATGGACGACCCGCGCGGCACACTGGTGGGGGGCGAGCTGTGGGCGCTGCCGCAGCCGTTCGACGCCGACTACGGCCAGTACATCCTCAGCCCGCGCCAGACGCGGACGCTGATCGCCGAGCGCCGCTGGGAGCGCGCCCTCGCCTTCCAGACCCGCAACCCGCTGCACCGCGCCCACGAGTACGCGCTGGTGGCCGGCGTCGAGCAGCTCACCCGCCTCGGCTATTTCGCCGGCGTCGTGCTGAACCCGCTGGTCGGCGAGCTCAAGGGCGACGACGTCCCCGCCCGCATCCGCATGCAGTGCTACCGGGCGCTGCACGACCAGCAGCTCCTCGGCCAGGGCGACAAGGACGAGGCGCTGTGGAGGGAGCGCGGCTACGACCTGACCGAGGTCTTCGAGCTCGTCGGCCTCGACATCAAGATGCTGTACGGCGGCCCGAAGGAAGCGGTGATGCACGGCATCTACCGCCAGAACCACGGCTTCACCGACATCGTCATCGGCCGCAAACACGCCGACGCCCCGTACGACGACGGCAAGGCGATCTGGGGCGACTTCGACGCCCAGCAGATCTTCCTCAACCTGAACGGCGCGCTGCAGATCCGCCCCTGCAACATCGGCTTCGCGGCGTACTACGACAGCGCCAAGCGCGTCGACCTGATGGACAACCACCCGGACGAGAAGCCGGTGGTCATCTCCGGCTCGAAAGTGCGCGAGGCCCTGACCAGCGGCGAGCGCCCCGATCCGCGCATCCTGCGCCCGGAGATCGCCGACATCCTGATCGACTACTACCGCGGCAAGGGCGCCTGA
- the pdxA gene encoding 4-hydroxythreonine-4-phosphate dehydrogenase PdxA: MGDPTGIGPEVTLAALRRPAVRRRLQPILVGDIGVYADVARQLRLPVRFAAWEPGQALPRGAVAVREVAAVPRAQRRPGRPTLAGGRAAHAAILEALRLVRTGAADALTTAPICKANLVAAGRAVSGHTELLAALCGDVPVRMMMIGGRLRVALVTTHLALRAVPDAFDAADVLTTVRIAERALRERFRIRRPRLGVAGLNPHAGEQGVFGDEDLRVIAPAVRRARRLGIDARGPLAADSLFPLAYTGHFDAVVCMYHDQGLAPFKLVHFADGVNFTAGLPVVRTSPDHGTAHDIAGRGRADASSMTAALCMAAELATRPASRQPSMR, translated from the coding sequence ATGGGCGACCCGACCGGCATCGGCCCCGAGGTCACCCTCGCCGCCCTGCGGCGTCCCGCCGTGCGGCGGCGGCTGCAGCCCATCCTCGTCGGCGACATCGGCGTCTACGCCGACGTCGCGCGGCAGCTCCGGCTGCCGGTCCGCTTCGCCGCCTGGGAACCCGGCCAGGCGCTGCCGCGGGGCGCCGTCGCGGTCCGCGAGGTCGCCGCCGTCCCCCGCGCCCAGCGCCGGCCCGGCCGGCCGACCCTGGCGGGTGGCCGGGCCGCCCACGCCGCCATCCTCGAAGCGCTGCGGCTGGTTCGCACCGGCGCCGCCGACGCCCTGACGACGGCGCCCATCTGCAAGGCGAACCTGGTCGCCGCCGGCCGCGCGGTGAGCGGCCACACCGAGCTCCTGGCGGCCCTCTGCGGCGACGTCCCGGTGCGGATGATGATGATCGGCGGCCGGCTGCGGGTCGCCCTGGTCACCACCCACCTCGCCCTGCGCGCCGTCCCCGATGCCTTCGACGCCGCCGACGTCCTGACCACGGTGCGCATCGCCGAGCGCGCCCTGCGCGAGCGCTTCCGCATCCGGCGGCCGCGCCTCGGCGTCGCCGGCCTCAACCCGCATGCCGGCGAGCAGGGCGTCTTCGGCGACGAGGACCTCCGCGTCATCGCCCCCGCCGTGCGGCGGGCGCGCCGTCTCGGCATCGATGCCCGCGGCCCGCTCGCCGCCGACAGTCTGTTTCCCCTCGCCTACACCGGCCACTTCGACGCGGTGGTGTGCATGTACCACGACCAGGGCCTGGCGCCGTTCAAGTTGGTGCATTTCGCGGACGGCGTGAACTTCACCGCCGGCCTGCCCGTGGTGCGGACCTCGCCAGACCACGGCACCGCGCACGACATCGCCGGCCGCGGACGCGCCGACGCATCGAGCATGACCGCCGCGCTGTGCATGGCGGCGGAGCTGGCCACGCGCCCCGCCTCGCGCCAGCCCTCCATGCGGTGA
- a CDS encoding exo-alpha-sialidase, with translation MANRSAVLGVTALTVLCLGGVDRAVAMKITASGSYNDRLGHGDGRWSGALTVDGARVTGAIDLDGAVTLKQVPVTGFRNGRGIDLAVTDGTGATRAFAGRLDDTGIEGEFQLGEIAGTWKGTWTIAPGEPLALAPLEPLAPVRQRSLEKPLPPADPYDVCAVLDDPEATAQLSPGREAAMRRECDGWQEAQASLIQRVTWQVAQSLRPLWRWAGDRLIFARSAWASVTNVRVNDSSLESYPNITQGSPSVAAKRSQNATLLSVFEDFTFGSTRRIAYSVSYNSGVSWDAQQAFIPPSPPTSIDGEPLTVSDSEGSLYVVYLATQTGQPGGRIDATCSLGGGSPNAWKTAADASLGGQPGAIRDKPNVAVDANNVYVCYTEKFGAYQTIRLASAPKCSSAGSPLVFSNPNVDVLDGDYANAGPATNCSIAIGPAGDLYVGWWNPDYSKMFVRRSTNGGATWATSVALTPGNYARKPVNVCNGNNARPVLNQKVYSEPRLNLAADPLVTGRLYAAWGHAPVDTSDVYFTRSDNHGANWTFPPGVLNTATAGDQFLPALVSFVYLPSTPHVPEIDAVWYDRRLDPGNVSYDVYRRASFDGGVTWQTEERLTSQTLLLPQLSPHFDSQAQAAGRECVLTNRAGLADNNPSGAFTYPVWTDTRIVSQPQPDPDIEIGTPPGGGC, from the coding sequence ATGGCGAATCGAAGCGCAGTGTTGGGCGTGACGGCGCTGACCGTGCTCTGCCTGGGAGGCGTCGATCGAGCCGTGGCGATGAAGATCACCGCGTCCGGGAGCTACAACGACCGGCTCGGGCACGGCGACGGCCGCTGGTCGGGCGCGCTGACGGTCGATGGTGCGCGCGTCACCGGGGCGATCGATCTCGATGGCGCCGTGACGCTCAAGCAGGTGCCGGTGACGGGTTTCCGGAACGGGCGCGGCATCGATCTTGCGGTCACCGACGGCACCGGAGCGACGCGGGCCTTCGCTGGCCGCCTCGATGACACCGGGATCGAGGGTGAATTCCAACTCGGCGAGATCGCGGGCACATGGAAGGGAACCTGGACGATCGCGCCCGGGGAGCCGCTCGCCCTGGCGCCGCTCGAGCCGCTGGCGCCGGTCCGTCAGCGTTCGCTGGAAAAGCCGCTGCCGCCCGCCGATCCCTATGACGTGTGCGCCGTTCTCGATGATCCCGAGGCGACGGCGCAGCTCTCGCCCGGCCGCGAGGCGGCCATGCGGCGGGAGTGCGACGGCTGGCAGGAGGCCCAGGCCTCGCTGATCCAGCGCGTGACCTGGCAGGTGGCGCAATCGCTGCGCCCGTTGTGGCGCTGGGCCGGTGACCGTCTGATCTTTGCCCGCAGCGCCTGGGCATCGGTCACGAACGTTCGCGTCAACGACAGCAGCCTCGAATCCTACCCGAACATCACCCAGGGCTCGCCCTCGGTCGCGGCCAAGCGCAGCCAGAACGCGACACTCCTCTCGGTGTTCGAGGACTTCACCTTCGGCAGCACCCGGCGCATCGCCTACAGTGTTTCCTACAACTCGGGGGTGAGCTGGGATGCGCAGCAGGCGTTCATTCCCCCGAGCCCGCCAACCTCCATCGACGGCGAGCCGCTCACGGTCAGCGACAGCGAGGGCTCGCTGTACGTCGTCTACCTGGCGACACAGACGGGCCAGCCGGGCGGGCGCATCGATGCGACCTGTTCGCTCGGGGGCGGCTCACCCAACGCATGGAAAACGGCGGCCGACGCCAGCCTGGGCGGCCAACCGGGGGCGATTCGCGACAAGCCCAACGTCGCCGTCGACGCCAACAATGTCTACGTCTGCTACACGGAGAAGTTTGGTGCGTATCAGACCATCCGCTTGGCGTCTGCCCCGAAGTGTAGCTCGGCAGGCTCGCCGCTCGTCTTCTCCAACCCCAATGTCGACGTGCTCGATGGGGACTACGCGAATGCGGGGCCGGCGACCAACTGCAGCATCGCGATCGGCCCGGCGGGCGATCTGTACGTCGGCTGGTGGAATCCCGACTACAGCAAGATGTTCGTCCGGCGCTCGACCAACGGGGGGGCGACGTGGGCGACGAGCGTCGCGTTGACGCCAGGCAACTACGCTCGCAAACCGGTGAATGTGTGCAACGGAAACAACGCGCGCCCAGTTCTCAACCAGAAAGTCTATTCGGAGCCGCGGCTCAACCTAGCCGCCGACCCGCTGGTCACCGGACGACTCTATGCAGCGTGGGGCCACGCCCCCGTGGACACGTCGGACGTCTACTTCACTCGGTCGGACAACCACGGTGCAAACTGGACCTTTCCTCCCGGCGTGCTCAACACCGCGACCGCCGGCGATCAGTTCCTCCCGGCGCTGGTCTCCTTCGTTTACCTTCCGTCGACGCCGCACGTTCCGGAGATCGATGCCGTCTGGTACGATCGCCGCCTCGACCCGGGCAATGTCTCTTACGATGTCTACCGGCGCGCCTCGTTCGACGGGGGCGTGACGTGGCAAACGGAGGAGCGGCTGACCTCGCAGACCTTGCTCTTGCCGCAGCTCTCGCCGCACTTCGATTCGCAGGCGCAGGCGGCCGGCCGAGAGTGCGTCCTGACCAATCGCGCGGGTCTGGCAGACAACAACCCGAGCGGGGCGTTCACCTACCCAGTATGGACTGACACGCGGATCGTCAGCCAGCCCCAGCCCGACCCCGACATCGAGATCGGGACCCCGCCCGGCGGCGGCTGCTGA
- a CDS encoding sulfatase, which produces MTDIAHGVLAALTATTIIGAADALRALRRNTYVHLSRYVWLYLSVPIVALAPVALVFGTLSAAGTGALGASRGATAATAVVVCLVAAGCVEAAAFRRQLDAGLRAARVPRHGEAWARRAATAVWVVLLACAGVAGGQFVARLPDVAVTTAGAVVAAVNFLLTLPAVAFLMSELRRAPRRREGARHRRSRAVEPSLVLISIDTLRADRLGAYGATTRLTPSLDALAARGTVCDTAIATSSWTLPSVASFLTGRYPSRHGAGESVNGFDLMGRSPLRPGVRTLAEAFADAGYGTCAVVSNPYLALQYGLGRGFSSYENVSIESEAMVAIRGTLAGRTLEWMLGSRPVDTGTRVSDVGIRRLRRAASVRREDGQPFFLRLHYIDPHAPYGCAGDKSFRGDTLLSDIRHEGPLGQRFEAVARLRAGEIRLNATEKADLVALYDAGVAAVDAAVGRVFDELTALGLADEVIVALVSDHGEEFWEHGGVEHGHTFYDELVHVPLMFAGPGVPRGGRVRSLVSLADLPPTLLRLAGLSAPHGLDGVPIALSDASAEDDRVVRCESLLFAEPKVAVRTRSLKYVLWQGGKEELFDLDRDPCELRDLAATADLGWARGLLGDGPGPPQGSYAAALDTASLRVAMERLGYA; this is translated from the coding sequence ATGACCGACATCGCGCACGGCGTTCTCGCCGCGCTCACGGCGACGACGATCATCGGCGCCGCGGACGCGCTGCGCGCGTTACGCCGGAATACCTACGTTCACCTCTCGCGCTACGTTTGGCTGTACCTCAGCGTGCCCATCGTCGCGCTCGCGCCGGTCGCACTCGTCTTCGGAACGCTATCGGCGGCCGGGACGGGGGCACTGGGCGCCTCCCGCGGCGCCACGGCGGCGACGGCGGTGGTCGTCTGCCTGGTCGCGGCCGGATGCGTGGAGGCCGCGGCGTTCCGCCGCCAGCTCGACGCCGGGTTGCGCGCCGCGCGCGTGCCCCGCCACGGAGAGGCGTGGGCTCGGCGAGCCGCCACGGCCGTGTGGGTGGTCCTGCTCGCCTGTGCGGGAGTTGCCGGCGGTCAATTCGTCGCCAGGCTGCCAGATGTCGCGGTTACGACGGCCGGCGCCGTGGTTGCGGCAGTCAACTTCCTGCTGACGCTGCCCGCGGTGGCGTTCCTGATGTCAGAGCTGCGCCGGGCACCCCGACGGCGAGAAGGAGCACGGCACCGTCGCAGTCGGGCCGTCGAGCCCTCGCTGGTGCTGATCTCGATCGACACGCTGCGAGCGGACCGACTCGGGGCGTACGGCGCGACGACCAGACTGACTCCATCCCTCGACGCGCTCGCGGCGAGGGGAACGGTGTGCGACACCGCGATCGCGACGTCCTCCTGGACCCTGCCATCGGTCGCATCGTTCCTGACCGGCCGCTATCCGTCGCGCCACGGCGCGGGCGAGTCGGTGAACGGATTCGACCTCATGGGCCGTTCGCCTCTCCGCCCCGGCGTGCGCACGCTCGCGGAGGCGTTCGCCGACGCGGGATACGGGACTTGCGCCGTGGTGTCCAACCCCTACCTCGCGCTGCAGTACGGTCTCGGCCGCGGGTTCAGCAGCTACGAGAACGTGTCGATCGAATCGGAGGCGATGGTCGCCATCCGCGGTACCCTCGCCGGACGCACGCTCGAATGGATGCTCGGCTCTCGTCCCGTGGACACTGGCACGCGCGTGTCCGACGTCGGGATCCGCCGCCTGCGCCGGGCCGCCAGCGTCCGGCGTGAGGACGGGCAGCCATTCTTCCTGCGGCTGCACTACATCGATCCGCACGCTCCGTACGGCTGCGCCGGCGACAAATCGTTCCGCGGCGATACGCTCCTCTCGGACATCCGACACGAAGGGCCGCTCGGCCAGCGGTTCGAGGCCGTTGCCCGATTGCGAGCCGGTGAGATTCGCCTGAACGCGACCGAGAAGGCCGATCTCGTCGCGCTCTACGATGCCGGCGTGGCCGCCGTCGACGCAGCGGTCGGGCGGGTGTTCGACGAGCTCACCGCGCTTGGCCTCGCGGATGAGGTGATCGTCGCGCTGGTGTCCGATCACGGCGAGGAGTTCTGGGAGCACGGCGGTGTCGAGCACGGTCACACATTCTACGACGAGCTCGTGCACGTCCCCTTGATGTTCGCTGGCCCGGGAGTGCCGCGAGGCGGGCGGGTCCGCTCGCTGGTCTCGCTGGCGGACCTGCCGCCGACGCTGCTTCGCTTGGCTGGGCTGAGCGCCCCACACGGGCTCGACGGCGTGCCGATCGCACTGAGCGACGCGTCGGCTGAGGACGACCGAGTCGTCCGCTGTGAATCGCTGTTGTTCGCCGAGCCGAAGGTCGCGGTGCGCACCCGCTCGCTGAAGTATGTGCTGTGGCAGGGTGGCAAGGAGGAGCTGTTCGATCTCGACCGGGATCCATGCGAGCTGCGCGATCTGGCGGCCACGGCCGATCTCGGATGGGCCCGCGGTCTGCTGGGCGACGGGCCCGGGCCTCCGCAAGGCAGCTATGCTGCCGCGCTGGACACGGCGTCACTTCGAGTGGCGATGGAACGACTCGGCTACGCGTAA
- a CDS encoding peptidylprolyl isomerase, translating into MLRHLLPACTLLIALAAPAAAATHVVRNTDSEGEGSLREAVDDAGKGDMIIFGTGVRGTIVLAEPLEIENLTVKGPGADAVTIRGSGKATLRVDGTTTLSALTIAGGDTAIEVGGGRATVLDCAVEDSRGAGITIDDGRITLVRSQVSGNAGAGIETTGGAVYCVNSTVAANGGAGIRTEKGRIDTANCSIAHNRGAGLEAGGGEVSARNTLLADNLRACDGAVTSNGYNLSDDQTCAFNGSGDVQNPDARVGPLAPNGGPTQTVALTGGSPAIDAGDPSGCTDDGGRLLTVDQRGTRRPAGGRCDIGAYEQPVAVTGTVVNRIVALVDGDPITMHELETFTTDDPRLAEAARHDPAGVLELVITQRILSKEVQAQGITISEAEIDRYVDTIKQRNHIDDEQLDAALAQQGLTRERYRKQIRDELERAQLINREIRGKVSVSPEEIARYQKAQGVEAEGSSSEQVSISHIVLQIPPGASPAEVEAVQERADKIYRELRDGADFATVAKRESEDGAAASGGKLGTFKPGEMRDELEEAVAGLDPGEFSKPVRGENSIHIVKLDERIGAGAPDQLSDQQREEIKEKLYSQALEERYARWLKEDLRQKHSVEILP; encoded by the coding sequence ATGCTGCGTCATCTGTTGCCCGCCTGCACCCTGCTCATCGCGCTGGCCGCGCCGGCGGCGGCCGCCACGCACGTGGTGCGCAATACCGACAGCGAGGGCGAGGGCTCGCTGCGCGAGGCCGTCGACGACGCCGGCAAGGGCGACATGATCATCTTCGGCACCGGGGTGCGCGGCACGATCGTCCTCGCAGAGCCGCTGGAGATCGAGAACCTCACCGTGAAGGGCCCCGGCGCCGACGCCGTGACCATCCGCGGCAGCGGCAAGGCGACGCTCCGGGTCGACGGCACGACCACGCTCTCCGCGTTGACCATCGCCGGCGGCGACACCGCGATCGAGGTCGGCGGCGGCCGGGCGACCGTGCTCGATTGCGCGGTCGAGGACAGCCGCGGGGCCGGCATCACGATCGACGACGGCCGGATCACCCTGGTGCGCTCGCAGGTGAGCGGCAACGCCGGCGCCGGCATCGAGACCACCGGCGGCGCCGTGTACTGCGTCAACTCGACCGTCGCGGCCAACGGCGGCGCCGGCATCCGGACCGAGAAGGGCCGCATCGACACCGCGAACTGCTCGATCGCCCACAACCGCGGCGCCGGCCTGGAAGCCGGCGGCGGCGAGGTGTCGGCCCGCAACACCCTGCTCGCCGACAACCTGCGGGCCTGCGACGGCGCCGTGACCTCCAACGGCTACAACCTGTCCGACGATCAGACCTGCGCCTTCAACGGCAGCGGCGACGTGCAGAACCCCGATGCCCGGGTCGGCCCGCTGGCGCCCAACGGCGGCCCGACCCAGACCGTGGCGCTGACCGGCGGCAGCCCGGCGATCGACGCCGGCGACCCGTCCGGCTGCACCGACGACGGCGGCCGCCTGCTCACCGTCGACCAGCGCGGCACGCGGCGACCGGCCGGCGGACGCTGCGACATCGGCGCCTACGAGCAGCCGGTCGCCGTCACCGGCACCGTCGTCAACCGCATCGTCGCCCTGGTCGACGGCGACCCGATCACCATGCACGAGCTCGAGACCTTCACCACCGACGATCCCCGCCTCGCCGAGGCGGCGCGCCACGATCCCGCCGGCGTGCTCGAGCTGGTCATCACCCAGCGCATCCTGTCCAAGGAGGTGCAGGCGCAGGGGATCACCATCTCCGAGGCCGAGATCGACCGCTACGTCGACACCATCAAGCAGCGGAACCACATCGACGACGAGCAGCTCGACGCCGCCCTGGCGCAGCAGGGCCTGACCCGCGAGCGCTATCGCAAGCAGATCCGCGACGAGCTCGAGCGGGCGCAGCTCATCAACCGCGAGATCCGCGGCAAGGTCAGCGTCTCGCCGGAGGAGATCGCGCGCTACCAGAAGGCGCAGGGGGTCGAAGCGGAGGGGAGCAGCAGCGAGCAGGTGTCGATCTCGCACATCGTCCTGCAGATCCCGCCCGGGGCGAGCCCGGCCGAGGTGGAGGCGGTCCAGGAGCGCGCCGACAAGATCTATCGCGAGCTGCGCGACGGCGCCGACTTCGCCACGGTCGCCAAGCGCGAATCCGAGGACGGCGCCGCCGCCTCGGGCGGCAAGCTCGGCACCTTCAAGCCGGGCGAGATGCGCGACGAGCTCGAGGAGGCGGTCGCCGGGCTCGATCCGGGCGAGTTCAGCAAGCCGGTGCGCGGCGAGAACAGCATCCACATCGTCAAGCTCGACGAGCGCATCGGCGCCGGCGCGCCCGACCAGCTCTCCGACCAGCAGCGCGAGGAGATCAAGGAGAAGCTCTACTCCCAGGCCCTCGAGGAACGATACGCGCGCTGGCTGAAGGAGGACCTGCGGCAGAAGCACTCGGTGGAGATCCTGCCGTGA
- a CDS encoding transglycosylase SLT domain-containing protein: MDVEHPRVQTLMADYQTTMRPTLERALRRGSKYLPGMKNTLREEGVPPEFAYGVPIVESGYSLQATSHAGAVGPWQFIRGTGQRYGLRIDGYVDERRDPEKATRAAARYLRDLYDRFGDWHLALAAYNTGEGNIERIRDNRGCEDFWEMRDRGYLPQETSEYVPKVLAAMEVAKSPKRYGIEVVKSPPAKFDTIQISRPISLQAVAQLTGSDVDTIRELNPALKRGIVPPDGYEVRLPEGTRDQFTVALASYREPQPMLFDARSSGIHTVRRGDTLGRIAGRYGVSVSSLARANGLRGQRGLRSGQQLRIPGRDGTVRLAAKASRPEVAANASRSRRDTAASTASRRASSGSRRDATARRAPAANSARAGNASASRSRSPLPASQRPARRR, encoded by the coding sequence TTGGATGTCGAGCATCCACGGGTGCAGACGCTCATGGCCGACTATCAGACGACCATGCGGCCAACCCTCGAGCGGGCGCTCCGGCGCGGCAGCAAGTACCTGCCGGGGATGAAGAACACGCTGCGGGAGGAGGGCGTGCCTCCCGAGTTCGCGTACGGCGTGCCGATCGTCGAGAGCGGATACAGCCTGCAGGCCACCTCGCATGCCGGCGCCGTCGGGCCCTGGCAGTTCATCCGCGGCACCGGGCAGCGCTACGGGTTGCGCATCGACGGCTACGTCGACGAACGGCGCGACCCCGAGAAGGCGACCCGCGCCGCCGCCCGCTACCTGCGCGACCTGTACGACCGTTTCGGCGACTGGCATCTGGCGCTCGCCGCCTACAACACCGGCGAGGGCAACATCGAGCGCATTCGCGACAATCGCGGGTGCGAGGACTTCTGGGAGATGCGCGACCGCGGCTACCTCCCCCAGGAGACCTCCGAGTACGTCCCCAAGGTGCTGGCGGCCATGGAGGTCGCGAAGTCGCCCAAGCGCTACGGCATCGAGGTCGTGAAGAGCCCGCCGGCCAAGTTCGACACCATCCAGATCAGCCGGCCGATCTCCCTGCAGGCGGTGGCGCAGCTCACCGGCAGTGACGTCGACACCATCCGCGAGCTGAACCCGGCCCTGAAGCGCGGCATCGTGCCGCCGGACGGGTACGAGGTCCGCCTGCCCGAGGGCACCCGCGACCAGTTCACGGTCGCCCTCGCCTCCTATCGCGAGCCGCAGCCGATGCTCTTCGACGCGCGCTCGAGCGGCATCCACACCGTGCGCCGCGGCGATACGCTGGGACGGATCGCCGGCCGCTACGGCGTGTCGGTGTCATCGCTGGCGCGGGCCAACGGCCTGCGCGGCCAACGCGGGCTGCGCAGCGGGCAGCAGTTGCGCATCCCCGGGCGAGACGGCACCGTTCGCCTGGCCGCCAAGGCCTCGCGGCCCGAGGTGGCGGCGAACGCCAGCCGTTCTCGCCGCGACACGGCGGCATCGACGGCCAGCCGGCGCGCGTCGTCCGGCTCGCGCCGCGATGCCACGGCGCGGCGCGCACCGGCGGCCAACAGCGCACGCGCCGGCAACGCCAGCGCGTCGCGGTCGCGCAGCCCGCTGCCCGCGTCGCAGCGACCGGCGCGGCGCCGCTGA